GGGACGTGTACAGCTGGTTGTTCGAGCGTTTCCGCAACGGGCACGCCGTGTTCATGTTCCGATTCGACAAGCTCGGCCTTGAGGAGgacgtggaggaggaggaggagggagcaGGTGAGAGTTCCCGAAACGGGGACGGCCTTTTGTGGCCGCAGCAGCGGTCGTGGAGCTTCAGGACGAGCGGGCAGGAGCACCAGAAGATGAGGAAGAGCATGTCGCGAGCTGCCGGTAGGAGTTACCCGTCATCGGCAACAACGTCGGTGTCGGCCTCATCGTGGTCAGCCTCGTCGGGCGGGAGCAATTCGGTGATGGAGTGGGcgacggcggcggaggaggagaacGAGACGGGGAATCCGGCGGGGTTCTCGCTGATGGTCTATGCTTGGAAGGAATGAAAGGATGAGATGGGGATCCAACccaaatgatttcctttttctgcGTCTCTAAAGGTAAATGAATGTTGGGAGATCAGAAATCTCTCTGTTGACTCAAAATTCATTCTTTCTTGGACATAATACAACTTCGATTTCTAGCTTTTTACTAGGGAAGAAAGACAGTGTAGATTATATTGGTACCGACCCTGTTGCAGTTAGCCATTAGATCTAAcaccaattttcttttggtgatcCTTGATTTTCATGTGGAGAATTGGGGGAGAGACTGCTGTAATCAGGGTGGTGATTGCTTGAGAAATTCTTTGTAAGTAGGCCATTTCTGTAGTATGGTGAATTCTATTCACAGGAGCGATtctttctgctgctgctgctgcttgctTTGTGTTCTGCTCTGCCTCCTTGATTCTAAGCTGAGCCCAATGCTGTTTACTTGTTTCGTTGCTGGTTTTGATTCCAGGATCAGTTGTTTTCAAACTCATTCCCACCATAATCGACCGGGGCCGTTTAGTGAATCTAATTGTAAAACGTCAGAACTTCATTGAAGTTGAAGGTGAGCCAGATTGGTTCGATTCCTTATTAATTATGCTTAACAAGGTGGCCAAGGCCAGCAATTAATTGGCATAGTCACTATGTCGAGCAAGTCCTAAATCCAAAGATAGGATTTCGATGCTCTGCGTTCGATGCCAACTGTCATTTTTAACTCCATAGGACTTGGAAACCCGGTTGAAGATCGAGGTTTGTCTGTCTCACTTGGTGAGATGTCATGtggtttgtttcatggaaaataagctgtttttgaaaaatatttttcgagaagtcaatttttagaaaaataatcatatttttttttatgtttggttgaaatctaaaatgaacttgaaaacatttttcgtcgTTTGGCgtgaaaaattagatttgattttcgtccattcattatttttattttgtcttttcatttttattttttaaatcaattatttaattactttttacttcttatttttttattattttcttgccCACTTTTTGTTGCCTTCTCCCTCGTCATCGTCGTCACATCCCTTCCCAAtcccaccacctccaccaccatctcCACCTCCATCGCCGCATTGCCCAAGTTCAGCTCTGGTCTAGGCTCAGGGCCAGTCCTACGTGGCCACGGAGGACCCTTGTAAATCCAACACACATCCTCAACGTCCTTCCCTTTCGTCCTGTTCAGATTCAGGTCCGAAAAGTCTGATTTCGATAAAGGCCCAGGCGAAACTAGCGAGATCGAGCCTCGCCAAGCTAGCCTCATCAGATCTGCGAGCTTTGAGCCTCGCTAGATCTGGCGAAGGTCTGCCTCGTTCGAGGTTGACGTGAGCTCGACCTTGTCGTCATTGATGTCCACATCAGAAAGGGAGGCGCCAAACGGGAGAGGAAGGATCGGCTGGAGGGGGGATGGGTTTGGGAGGCGGAGGGGAGGTCCAAGTTTGTCGAGAGAAGTTTTGCAAAAGGTGTGAATGCAGcgattggaaaatattttttgttgattggaaaggaaatcattttcctcaaatttagaaggatattttctgttaattagaaaatattttcgttgatcACAAATTTTTTGCCTCCAAACACCATaaaatggggaaaatgtttttcagaaaaaaaaattattcgtgaaacaaatggagcctaagagAATAaagtctatatatatataccaaatATTGCTAGCCATTTGAGATGTCAAATAGGTGGGTATGGCTCGGTTTGATGAGTCCAAAAGTCCAATCAAAATCGACTCATTTAATTCATGTTGATTCGCCATTTCAATGACTCATATATAATTCGACCAGGGCATGATTCGGGTCTACTCAAATAATCCGTAATTGAAGGGATTAATAaaacttcttttgtttttatatgtTTCCAAATTTTGTCGGGTCGATTAAAGAGACAACGAGTCGCGTTCACTTTTACCATTGCTCTCACACACCGATATGTATTGGGTCGTGTAAGGTCGACATCGCCATCGACTGTAATCCGCAGAGTTCGTTATTTCACCCTCCCCTTTGCttgtttaagttttttttatttttcataggaaaaaaaatggtcaaacTTCAAGAGCTTAAAAAAAATGGTATTAATGGTTATCCGATTAACCGACCATTGCCTTTTTGCCACGTGGCCCATTTAGGTGGCAAATTTCTATTAGAGAGTGTGAGAACAAGGTGGGCCTAGCATCgctccttcaattttttttttggtcgaagttcTTTAATTGAAGAGTTAacatcacgaaaaattctaaactaatatatttatgacaaatttatctcaaattatttttttaaccacgaaaaactctaaaccgatatatatgtgacaaatttacctcccgttagtttttgttaaatttaaccaTTATAGTGCTAAGTTGTATGACACATGCTAATTAACGGATGTACCGgcttgggatttttatcctctatttgtcacgggtgtatatGTTTGGATTCGaagtattaacctaatttaatcaagggtaaaatttatcgcgagtataccaatttgaaatttttttgtgataaaaaaaattagacaatggtaaatttatcacaagtgtaccagtttatgattggttaaaaaatagttttgattAAATTTGTCGCAAACTTACCAGTTTAGGGTtatatgtgataaaaaaaaatagtttatgataaatttattatagatgtactaatttgaaaattttcatatattaacCATTTATTAAATAAGTTGAAAGTGAGTTCTTTTTAGATCCATCAGAACCCATCGTTAAATGGGCGTTACTCTATTAGGCCTATTCTAATCTATACTTGAAATCTCAAACAACTTGTTTCTCACCTAACCCATCAAAATATGAGTGGAAATATCGGTCCACGACTCATTCCATCTTGCTAGTACTGGGCAGAAATTGCTGTAATTTTAGTCGAATGAATAGGTGCAAATGACATGTTACTTTCTATGTAACGCAGCATGACAAGTTACTTTCTATGAATAGGTGCAAATGACAAGAATGCAAATGACAAGTTACAAAGAGAATGTAAGCGTAAATACAACCAATTATGGGTGTTTTTCATAAAACTTTTAACGAGAGGTTGATGTCGAAATCCTTATTAGATACTTAATATGTAATGGAGATTATTCCTTAATTTCAATTGTAACTCCTTTAGTTTTAAAATCGATTGTGCTATTTTTGTATCGTCTGCCCGCTTCATTGTGCTCTTTGTCAATCTGTTTTCGTTATGAATGTAAAATCTCCTTCAATTATTGTAAAAGGAAAGACCTTGGGCCTTTTGACCCGCCCAAAAACTTTGATGGGCTGATCCAGCATGTAGCGGGCCCGGGTCGGTCGGCCCATCTCTTCACCCGCCCACCCCGAATAATTAGCAGTCGTCTCTCTCCTCTCGACCGGCGAGCAGTGTCAACTCAAGAGCCTCCGGGGAAAAAATGGCTGCTTCTTGCTCTCGCCTCGCACGTTCGGCTCAGAGATCGCTCCTCCCCACTGAAACCCTCCCAAGCCTTCGCTGCCAACAACGACCTCCATTTCCACAGCGAAACGCAGTCCTCGCGCTTCTATCTCAAGGAAGACGATACTCTCCCCAGCACGTCGTCAAATCGCCGTTCGATGCTCACATTCTCAGAATCCTCGACAGCCGGATTGAGCTCGAGTCGGAGTACCCCGTCCTTGAGGTGAACTGGGCTGTGTTCTTTCCTTTTCGTACGCCTGGGTTTCTGTTTGTTTCCTCCACGGATGAATGGAAACCGGGGaaaaaagacattttttttttcttgagtgAATTGAGTAGTAATGAGTGCACGAGCCGGtggaattaactcgtttattctGCTCGAGGGAGGCGGGGATTTGTTCTTCTTGCAAAGTTATCTTGGCAATTGGCAGTGTTGTGGTTCCACACGTTATTATGAAGTTAAAATTCTTAATGCATACTAATACAGTTACCGTCTTAGCTAAGAGGATGCTGGTGTATATGTCTGATTCTTTCCTCGCTTGTTGACTGTGACATGAAGAACTTTGTCCATGTCCAGTGGAAATGCTTATGCCAGTCGAGGTGATGCGCATGATATTTTGTTTTGAGTGTTGAAAGTGAATAAGTtattctggaaaaaaaattactagctCTCAGGAAAGCGAAAGATACCATTAACAGATTGACATGGATTGGATTGATCGAGTTTATTTGGACGTTTATCTCAACGTAGTGACTATAAAGATCAACCAGCATGTTGTCTTGCCATGACTTTGTCATTGGGGGAACAAGGTAATCTCTAGAGGCAATACTCGAATTACTTTGTTTATAAGGTAGTGGCAGATAGTAACTTCTGGTATTCTAGCTGTGCTAAACAAGGACGTAGGTTATACTCTGATATTGTCTCGTCATGATATTCCAAAAAATTGCGACTTATGTTGTAACTTTTAACTCTTTCTATTCTCTGGTGAATTTTATAGCCTCCTACGAAGTTCGAGTCCTATGCTGTTCAAGATCAACCGGGTCAACGGTGGGTCACACTGAGAAGGAATTTTGGCGATGGAGAGCATATTAAAATTGAAGCAACCTCATTTGATGCGGCTGTACTTGTTCAAAAACCTGGTGAAGACAACTCTCGGCAAGATATGCGTCTGCATATAAGTTTACTGGTTGATGTATCTAAAGGAAATGGTTGTGAAATGCTGGAGTTTCTATGCTCAGCATGGCCAGACTCTTTGGAGATTCGGAATGTCTACCTATTTAGAAAGGAAATGCAGGAGAAGATGCATTCGTGGCCTTACATGGGACCTGATTCTAGGTATGTTATGGTACTAAACTTCGGATGAAGTGAAATTTACTGATACAGATAATTTACTTCTATTGTGGATGTTTATAGTTGTCAGGCAAGATCTTTTCGCTTTATAAGCATCTTCTACTATGAACTTCATTCCAAGTTCCAGAGTGCTGTTCCTAGTTCATTACTTTCCACCTTGCAAATATAGCTGTGATATTTTTTAAAGGAGATCAGCATCACTGACTGCATCCTCTGGTATTCATTTTCCATACAGGAAGTTGAAAGCAAAGATACGAAATACTTTTCAGGAGTTCTTGGAGACGAGGGGAGTAAACAATGAGATGTCTGCTTTCTTGCATGAATACATGAGGAACAAAGAACGGGTGGAGCATCTTAGGTGGTTGGAAAATGTGAAGACAttgcttcaaaagtaaaagagtGTGTTTGTCAATAAGGAGCGAGCCATTAAGGATAGCCTCAGCCTGCATCTCGTCTCTTGGAGGTAACATGCCTACTAAGATGTGAATAATGGTTAACCCTGATTTTTACCTATATGGGTGTATCATTATATGGGTGTAATTTCGACATTGTTGATTAATTAAATAGAGTGGAGCTGGCTGACCATTGTGCCTCATCTTCTAGTTTTCCAAGGGTGTTGTATGGTTTCGATACGGATACCAATCTGAGACCTACCTTCCAACAACTGCAGTGAGCGGCATGACTTTGAGTGTTCATATTTGAGTTGTTTAAGTTTTAATTCGTGTTATGAGAGCTGGAGTTGGTTTAATAGAGCATTATAGACTACGCGCATTTGGAAATGGTGGATGAGTGCATGCATATGGCTTAGAGACTGGAGTCTTTATGGTTAGCATGAAAAAGCTTTATACTGGCTTTGACTTATGGTGCTTTCTTATAGTGCCACATTGGGATGACATTCTTAGAGCTTTTTAAGTACTCTGTGCATCCATGTGCATATATGTGCTTGTTTAGGAGTAGTCTAAAATGTGTTTCCTGCATGATGGTTGTATATGCTTCTCTACAATTGTGCATAGATATGTACAACATGCAGATGATTACGCACTTTTTAGGAGATTTTCCTGTAAACCATACTTATTGATTTGGAAGAAGTTCAAGCCAGACTGATGAAGTCAATTTCGATATCAAGTTCAAGTTTTTGGTTCTTGTTTGGTGTGGTTTTGACTTCAGCTCAGAATAACGGGTTTCTTAAGTATTTGTTTGAAGCAATTTATCGAAATGTTCTACCCATGAAAGTATTTTATCTGGCATGGGATGGATTGGTGCTTCTTCGAGCCCCCTGGTGGGGTCAGCAATTTTCGTGGATGGTCGCTATAATTGGAGGATGACACAGTTTGGCCATCCTTGGGGAACGATACTGATaagttgaaaagataaaaactaGAATGGTTGACATTCCTGTTAATTGTGACAGTCATCTCGAACAAATTTTACTGGATCTACCTACTTTAAAATCTGTTTTGCATAAGATGCATTGATCTCATCTGATGGTTTCAAAGCTGAGGTATAATTTGATACTGAGATGGAGGTGGAGAATGATATTCCTCTGTCTTTTGTTTGTTgtacagtttttttttatttttttctattcttcagGAGTTGTACGGAACTTGATATATTGTTGTCTGAGGCTCTAATGTTTACATACTCTATTGGCATCAGATGACAGTCTCAACCTCAAGACCATATGGTGAAGTGGTATTAATGTTGAGTCGCCACTATGGGGATAGCTTCTGCAGTCAACGTGGAAATCCTCATCGTTCCTGTTGTACCTCTGTGAATTGTGCTAGAGAGAAGAATGAAGGTATCTGCGAGTTGAAATCGTGAAGACATGATTCATGGTCTTCGTGTCATCTTTCAGACTGCAGGCATGGTTAGCCGAAGAAATGCTCTGCCTTTGGCTAGTTATCGTAatgttctctgtttttcttaCAAGGGATTTATCTTGTCATGTTCTTGGTGTGGTTGTGTTTAGTATTTCATGCACACAACACGGCGAACTCTCTTGTGATAGAATGGCAACTCATCTATTTCCATGAGTCCACTACTTGACTTGTAATTTCGATACCATAACTACATGGTATTCGGCGAAAACGCAAAAGATGGGTTTGACTGAAGTAGTAAATGGCGCTCGAGTCGAGTAACTGATATGTTTCTCTGGTCTGAGTGTAAAGAATGGACACTGCTTCGAAATGAACTGTTCCTACATGGTAGTAACACCAGTCAGAACCATTTTCCTGTTACGCCCTTTGAAGATCTACATCGTATTACTTTCCATCTTTACTCGATTGAAGTTGATCTGCTTATCCATTTCTTCGTGCTCAAACTGTAGAAAACAGATGTGTTCTTCAATGGGGCAAGTTCCCATCAAACTGCCCAGCAACTTCGCTTGGCTTAGATTATTCAGAATTAGGCATGTGGAGAAGTTGTCAATAGACGACGACGGAGCGAGAACCGGACTTCCTCATTGGGTGCCAACGCTAGACCTACTTTGGTAGGGACCCAATTGGAGAATGACTCAGCCTCGCTCTTAAAATACAATATCTCCAATACATTATGCAAAATGTGATGCAATGTGGACTGATCATCATATTAGATTAAAATCGAAACCATATCTTTCCTAGATTCAGAGGTCACTGGGCGAAAACGACGCATCACACGCATTGTTGCAAGAAGACAAAGCCTAAATAGGTTAGATAACAGAGCAGGTCGCGATCTGAAAGTGCAATCGAGGGACAAAGCACTGGTCGCTTCTTTTAGAAGCTCAATCTTTTTCGAGATTATTGAACTTAGTTTATTCTCATGATAACTTGCGATGCCAAGTCAGTACCGCCCTCTGTTCATCCTGTGAAGATTGGACACACTTGGGTTGTTTgcttgtctattttattgtcaaTCATTGAACTGCAGAGTCAAGTTTCTGTTGAAGCTGATGTCGGAACGAACAGAGCTTTTCCGGCCACTTCTTCTGATCCTAGGTGATTAGATGGTTTTATTTGGTGCTAAGGTATGGTGGATCATGGCTAAGATTTAGAGAGAAATCGATGGGTGTGGTCAATTGTGCTCATCGTACATCGCAAATTCATACTAATTTCATCGCTTGGACTCCCGACTCCTAACGCAAATTCTTCGACCCTATGCAAGGAATGATTTTGGGATCTCGTCGGTGAATGTTCGTGCGTATTTTGCAGGGTCCGATGCAATGATGTAGAACAATTTCTCGTATGATTTCACTTGCTTTCAGAACGACTCATCGGGCGAGGAGGAGCCAAAACTCGGTGTTCGTGGAATCTAATCATGATGACTCGATGACGATGGTTTTTCGACAACATATCAAGTGTCGTGTTCTGCGCAAAAACTCATTTGAAAAGGTGCTTAGGAAATCCTCAGATCTACGTGAGAA
This genomic interval from Rhodamnia argentea isolate NSW1041297 chromosome 4, ASM2092103v1, whole genome shotgun sequence contains the following:
- the LOC115743513 gene encoding uncharacterized protein At2g39795, mitochondrial-like, which encodes MAASCSRLARSAQRSLLPTETLPSLRCQQRPPFPQRNAVLALLSQGRRYSPQHVVKSPFDAHILRILDSRIELESEYPVLEPPTKFESYAVQDQPGQRWVTLRRNFGDGEHIKIEATSFDAAVLVQKPGEDNSRQDMRLHISLLVDVSKGNGCEMLEFLCSAWPDSLEIRNVYLFRKEMQEKMHSWPYMGPDSRKLKAKIRNTFQEFLETRGVNNEMSAFLHEYMRNKERVEHLRWLENVKTLLQK